A genomic segment from Diceros bicornis minor isolate mBicDic1 chromosome 5, mDicBic1.mat.cur, whole genome shotgun sequence encodes:
- the LOC131405592 gene encoding uncharacterized protein LOC131405592 — protein sequence MGHSGSLEASEGRRTGSERRHKWQCWHKQALTGAVSTVKFFLSEAFLGQHFEAVELEGSEPEPGDLFLFRLRSLTGRWCGAPVGVYCGHGEIIHFEGKNPGGHGLHTFLGSFEVVVSKQGQRPLLRSRSLWRVLHRRGGIDRAALERRVREAMDADPPPYHPTRSNCVHFALRLLRPGPSLDPLQTDWSSFSSVSVDVDLTVD from the exons ATGGGGCATTCAGGTTCCCTAGAGGCCAGTGAGGGGAGAAGGACAGGTTCagagagaaggcacaagtggCAGTGCTGGCACAAGCAG GCCCTGACCGGGGCAGTCAGCACCGTTAAGTTCTTCCTCTCTGAGGCTTTCCTGGGGCAGCACTTCGAGGCCGTGGAGTTGGAGGGCAGCGAGCCTGAGCCAGGAGACCTCTTCCTGTTCAGGCTGAGGTCCCTCACCGGACGCTGGTGCGGGGCCCCCGTGGGCGTGTACTGCGGCCACGGAGAGATCATCCACTTCGAGG GGAAGAATCCCGGTGGTCACGGGCTGCACACGTTTCTGGGCTCCTTCGAGGTCGTTGTATCCAAACAAGGGCAGCGCCCGCTGCTGCGCTCGCGCTCGCTCTGGCGTGTGCTGCATAGACGCGGCGGCATTGACCGCGCCGCGCTGGAGCGCCGCGTGCGGGAAGCCATGGACGCGGACCCGCCGCCCTATCACCCCACGCGCAGCAACTGCGTGCACTTTGCACTGCGTCTGCTCCGCCCTGGGCCCAGCCTGGACCCCCTACAAACAGACTGGAGTTCCTTTAGCTCG GTGTCAGTGGACGTGGACTTGACCGTGGACTAG